Proteins from one Arthrobacter sp. DNA4 genomic window:
- a CDS encoding DUF4386 family protein, translating to MDGIQGRRRTWRLAASLLLAGVVASILAGLFHAESHDANDHVASFTAYANSGTWTAVHLGQFVGMALVCAGLVALWAAVDVQRHGLSWTARFGVLSAAAALALYAALQAVDGVALKQAVDAWTAAPEPEKAARFATAEGIRWLEWGMRSYQNFLLGAALVLWGVVVAAAREVSRMIGYLMALSGLAYLVQGWIIGISGFSAANSLPTLLGIVAIVAWTVWLFITAVRMKETTTAGRPE from the coding sequence ATGGATGGGATCCAGGGCAGGCGCAGGACCTGGCGGCTGGCTGCGTCCCTCCTTCTTGCCGGTGTTGTGGCCTCGATTCTTGCCGGTCTGTTTCACGCCGAATCCCACGACGCAAACGACCACGTTGCCTCTTTCACCGCGTACGCCAACAGCGGTACCTGGACCGCTGTCCATCTGGGCCAGTTCGTAGGTATGGCCCTGGTGTGCGCCGGGCTGGTGGCCCTTTGGGCCGCCGTCGATGTCCAGCGTCACGGCTTGTCCTGGACAGCCCGCTTCGGTGTTCTCTCCGCAGCTGCCGCTCTGGCGCTTTATGCAGCCTTGCAGGCGGTGGACGGCGTGGCCCTGAAGCAGGCGGTGGACGCCTGGACCGCTGCGCCTGAGCCGGAGAAGGCCGCACGGTTCGCCACTGCGGAGGGTATCCGCTGGCTGGAATGGGGAATGCGCAGCTACCAGAACTTCCTGCTGGGCGCCGCCCTGGTGCTTTGGGGTGTTGTTGTCGCAGCGGCGCGCGAAGTTTCCCGCATGATCGGCTACCTCATGGCACTGTCCGGGCTGGCCTACCTGGTCCAGGGCTGGATCATTGGGATATCAGGATTTTCGGCGGCAAACTCGTTGCCCACCCTGCTGGGCATTGTGGCGATCGTCGCCTGGACTGTGTGGCTGTTCATCACCGCCGTGAGGATGAAAGAGACGACGACGGCGGGTCGCCCAGAGTGA
- the metE gene encoding 5-methyltetrahydropteroyltriglutamate--homocysteine S-methyltransferase has translation MPENNTPFPSASLLGYPRIGRRRELKKAVEAYWAGRIDAAALDAAAKDIQLTTARRLQELGLTEAAAVPGTFSYYDQVLDATAHLGAVPARFGTLLNADGQLDIDGYFTLARGTKDQQPLEMTKWFDTNYHYLVPEIGPETEFTLASTAKVDEFAFALANGIETRPYIVGPVTYLLLSKASDDAPAGFAPLSRLEDILPVYVQLLEKLAAAGAGWVQLDEPALVVDQETPAAEVEAAVARAYDVLAAAASRPQILVSTPYGSLGAQLGTLAATNIDALHIDVFKGAVPSAAALVSLGTKTLVAGVVDGHNIWRNDLAASAAKLDELRAASGKVAVSTSTSTQHVPHDVAEETQLPAQLRSWLAFSDQKAVEVATLASYLANPASAKAAIDDATAVIASRATAEGVHRADVRARTEALTAADFTRSDYAVREAAQEEALHLPPLPTTTIGSFPQTSEIRSARARNTKGELSDEQYGQLMKDEIKRVVDLQEELGYDVLVHGEPERNDMVQYFAENLEGFDVTVHGWVQSYGSRCTRPSILWGDVTRSAPITVKWAEYAQSLTSKPMKGMLTGPVTILAWSFVRDDQPLGETANQVGLALRDEIADLEAAGIKVIQVDEPALRELLPLRKADQADYLKWSVDSFRLATAGAADSTQIHTHLCYSEFGVIIDAIDGLDADVTSIEAARSRMEVVHDLEAHGFGRGVGPGVYDIHSPRVPGEQEVTDLLRTAVKHVPTRQLWVNPDCGLKTRGYAETEESLRNLVKATQAVRAGLLETAK, from the coding sequence ATGCCTGAAAACAACACGCCCTTCCCCTCCGCCTCCCTCCTCGGCTACCCCCGCATCGGCCGCCGCCGCGAACTCAAAAAGGCCGTCGAAGCCTACTGGGCCGGCCGGATCGACGCCGCAGCCCTTGACGCGGCAGCCAAGGACATCCAGCTGACCACCGCCAGGCGCCTGCAGGAACTCGGCCTGACCGAAGCAGCAGCTGTTCCCGGGACGTTCTCCTACTACGACCAGGTCCTGGATGCCACCGCCCACCTCGGGGCGGTGCCCGCACGCTTCGGCACGCTCCTCAACGCCGACGGGCAGCTGGACATCGACGGCTACTTCACCCTGGCCCGCGGCACCAAGGACCAGCAGCCGCTGGAAATGACCAAGTGGTTCGACACCAATTACCACTACCTGGTCCCTGAGATCGGCCCCGAAACCGAATTCACCCTGGCCTCCACCGCCAAGGTCGACGAGTTCGCCTTCGCACTGGCCAACGGCATCGAGACCCGCCCGTATATCGTTGGCCCGGTCACCTACCTGCTGCTGTCCAAGGCTTCCGACGACGCCCCGGCCGGATTCGCTCCGCTGTCCCGCCTCGAGGACATCCTGCCCGTGTACGTCCAGCTGCTTGAGAAGCTGGCCGCCGCCGGCGCCGGCTGGGTCCAGCTCGACGAGCCCGCCCTGGTGGTCGACCAGGAGACCCCGGCCGCAGAGGTCGAAGCAGCCGTTGCCCGGGCCTACGACGTCCTGGCGGCTGCGGCCAGCCGCCCGCAGATCCTTGTGTCCACCCCGTACGGTTCGCTCGGCGCCCAGTTGGGAACCCTTGCCGCCACCAACATCGACGCCCTGCACATCGACGTCTTCAAGGGCGCCGTTCCCTCCGCGGCAGCACTGGTAAGCCTGGGCACCAAGACCCTGGTTGCCGGCGTGGTGGACGGCCACAACATCTGGCGCAACGACCTCGCCGCGTCCGCCGCGAAGCTCGATGAGCTGAGGGCCGCGTCCGGAAAGGTGGCCGTCTCCACGTCCACCTCAACCCAGCACGTCCCGCACGACGTCGCCGAGGAAACCCAACTGCCCGCACAGCTCCGCAGCTGGCTGGCGTTCTCGGACCAGAAAGCCGTCGAGGTTGCCACCCTGGCCTCCTACCTGGCAAACCCTGCCTCCGCCAAAGCCGCCATCGACGACGCAACGGCCGTGATCGCCTCCCGCGCCACCGCAGAAGGCGTCCACCGCGCTGACGTCCGGGCCCGCACCGAAGCCCTGACCGCAGCCGACTTCACCCGGTCCGACTACGCCGTCCGAGAAGCGGCCCAGGAGGAGGCGCTGCACCTGCCGCCGCTGCCCACCACCACCATCGGGTCCTTCCCGCAGACGTCAGAGATCCGCTCGGCCCGTGCGCGCAACACCAAGGGTGAGCTCAGTGATGAGCAGTACGGGCAGCTCATGAAGGACGAAATCAAGCGCGTGGTGGACCTGCAGGAAGAGCTGGGCTACGACGTCCTGGTGCACGGTGAGCCCGAGCGCAACGACATGGTCCAGTACTTCGCGGAAAACCTCGAGGGCTTCGACGTCACGGTCCACGGCTGGGTCCAGTCCTACGGTTCACGCTGCACCCGCCCGTCCATCCTCTGGGGTGACGTCACCCGCAGCGCCCCCATCACGGTCAAGTGGGCGGAGTACGCGCAGTCCCTGACCAGCAAGCCGATGAAGGGCATGCTCACCGGTCCGGTCACCATCCTGGCGTGGTCCTTCGTCCGCGATGACCAGCCGCTGGGCGAGACCGCCAACCAGGTGGGCCTGGCGCTGCGCGACGAGATCGCCGACCTCGAAGCCGCCGGCATCAAGGTCATCCAGGTGGACGAGCCCGCCCTGCGCGAACTGCTGCCGCTGCGCAAGGCCGACCAGGCCGATTACCTGAAGTGGTCCGTTGACTCCTTCCGCCTGGCCACCGCCGGCGCCGCCGATTCCACCCAGATCCACACCCACCTCTGCTACTCGGAGTTCGGTGTGATCATCGATGCAATCGACGGCCTGGACGCTGACGTGACTTCCATCGAGGCCGCCCGGTCCCGCATGGAGGTTGTCCACGACCTCGAGGCCCATGGCTTCGGCCGCGGGGTGGGCCCGGGCGTCTACGACATCCACTCGCCGCGCGTGCCCGGCGAGCAGGAAGTCACCGATCTGCTCCGCACCGCCGTCAAACACGTCCCGACCCGGCAGCTCTGGGTCAACCCGGACTGTGGCCTGAAGACCCGTGGCTACGCCGAGACTGAAGAGTCCCTGCGGAACCTGGTCAAGGCAACCCAGGCGGTCCGCGCAGGCCTGCTGGAAACGGCGAAGTAA
- a CDS encoding methylenetetrahydrofolate reductase — protein MSPPSLIDTHPHLSDTAPVALSYELFPPRSPAAAETLWTTIRELETTEPDYVSVTYGASGSNRDTALELINRLLVETTLRPLAHLTCVGNTPQELAAIIGELLDIGVRGILALRGDLPKDGGQPSAGSLRYAQDLIDLIRRVEQRRSALLCAGKIAVGVAAYPTRHPESPSEDHDVEVLLAKQRSGADFAITQVFFEAAQYEDLLTRARRAGVTIPIIPGVMPFTSLRRLNRLGELAGVEPAPKLMERLAAADNDIERLHIGVDATVDLANAALDAGAPGIHLYTFNEHQSALEVLDKLALPRHNRSSHARGAAARPQLAS, from the coding sequence ATGTCACCTCCAAGCCTTATTGACACACATCCCCATCTTTCCGACACCGCTCCGGTAGCGCTCTCCTACGAGTTGTTCCCCCCGCGTTCGCCGGCGGCAGCGGAGACCCTCTGGACCACTATCCGCGAGCTGGAGACCACTGAGCCCGACTACGTCTCCGTGACGTACGGCGCCAGTGGATCAAACCGGGACACCGCCCTCGAGCTCATCAACCGGCTCCTGGTCGAAACCACGCTGCGGCCGCTGGCCCACCTGACCTGCGTGGGGAATACTCCGCAGGAACTCGCTGCGATCATCGGCGAGCTGCTGGACATCGGGGTCCGGGGCATCCTCGCCCTGCGCGGCGATCTCCCCAAGGACGGCGGCCAGCCGTCAGCCGGGTCCCTGCGGTACGCCCAGGACCTGATCGACCTCATCCGCCGGGTGGAGCAGCGCCGTTCCGCGCTGCTGTGCGCCGGAAAGATCGCGGTTGGCGTGGCGGCGTACCCCACCCGCCATCCGGAGTCACCCAGCGAGGACCACGACGTCGAAGTGCTGCTCGCCAAGCAACGTTCCGGCGCCGACTTCGCCATCACCCAGGTGTTCTTCGAAGCTGCACAGTATGAGGACCTGCTCACCCGTGCCCGCCGTGCGGGCGTGACCATTCCCATCATTCCCGGCGTCATGCCGTTTACCAGCCTTCGCCGGCTTAACCGGCTGGGGGAACTGGCTGGAGTGGAACCGGCTCCCAAGCTGATGGAACGCCTCGCGGCCGCCGACAATGACATTGAACGGCTCCACATTGGCGTCGATGCCACTGTTGACCTGGCCAACGCTGCCCTGGATGCCGGAGCCCCCGGAATCCACCTCTACACCTTCAACGAGCACCAGAGTGCACTGGAAGTGCTGGACAAGCTGGCCCTGCCGCGCCATAACCGCAGCAGCCACGCCCGGGGTGCCGCAGCCAGGCCACAGCTGGCCAGCTGA